In a genomic window of Flavobacterium sp. KACC 22761:
- a CDS encoding hydroxymethylpyrimidine/phosphomethylpyrimidine kinase → MSENRPFVLTIAGLDPSGGAGILADIKTFEQHKVVGFAISTANTIQTENKFYEIQWTNLSFVIRSIETLFLSYKISVVKIGIVPTLHYLNRILSTIKLLSPSTKIVWDPVLKSTTEFEFMKIEDHLALDKILSKIDLITPNYHEIKILFPDFTFKENEFSTNILLKGGHNEKALGTDRLFLKDEIVELLPSEKKYYEKHGSGCVLSSSIASNLALNQTLEMACKNAKTYIEKYLSSTSTLIGYHYV, encoded by the coding sequence ATGTCAGAAAATCGTCCATTCGTACTTACAATAGCAGGTTTAGATCCGTCGGGCGGCGCCGGAATTTTGGCTGATATCAAAACCTTTGAACAGCATAAAGTCGTGGGTTTTGCCATTTCAACAGCAAATACTATTCAGACTGAAAATAAATTTTATGAAATTCAATGGACTAATTTAAGTTTTGTGATTCGCTCTATTGAAACATTATTTTTAAGTTATAAAATTAGTGTTGTAAAAATTGGGATTGTTCCAACTCTTCATTATTTAAACCGAATTCTTTCAACTATAAAACTTTTATCTCCTTCGACAAAAATTGTCTGGGATCCCGTCTTAAAATCAACTACCGAATTTGAATTTATGAAAATTGAAGATCATTTGGCCTTAGACAAAATTCTGTCCAAAATTGATTTAATAACTCCCAATTATCATGAAATCAAAATTCTGTTTCCTGATTTTACTTTTAAAGAAAATGAATTTTCAACAAACATTTTATTGAAAGGCGGGCACAACGAAAAGGCTTTAGGAACAGATCGGTTATTTCTAAAAGATGAAATCGTAGAATTGCTTCCTTCAGAAAAAAAATACTATGAAAAACATGGCTCAGGTTGTGTGCTTTCATCTTCAATTGCTTCAAATTTAGCTTTAAATCAGACTTTAGAAATGGCTTGTAAAAACGCCAAAACCTATATCGAAAAATACCTGAGTTCAACATCAACCTTAATCGGATATCACTATGTATAG
- a CDS encoding thiamine phosphate synthase produces MIVITNPSFIEDEIQILHSLLEEGLSLLHIRKPDFSELEMAQFIHQLKLEFRDRIVLHNHHYLADDFGINRLHFSEKERKSLNDFPSKFSRPCLYKSTSTHSIEDFNSLENFDYAFLSPVFKSISKENYFPEMDLFESLKSRTNYNTKVIALGGIESENIQKALENSFDDVALLGTIWNSKNPLKQFKLCQKIVHSYLQ; encoded by the coding sequence ATGATTGTAATTACAAATCCTTCTTTTATCGAAGATGAAATTCAAATTCTTCATTCTTTACTGGAGGAAGGATTGTCTTTGCTTCATATTCGGAAACCTGATTTTTCGGAGTTGGAAATGGCGCAATTTATTCATCAGCTAAAATTGGAATTTCGGGACCGAATTGTCTTGCATAATCATCATTATTTGGCAGATGATTTTGGAATTAACCGACTTCATTTTTCCGAAAAAGAAAGAAAAAGTCTGAATGATTTTCCTTCAAAGTTTTCAAGACCTTGTCTGTATAAATCAACATCAACACATTCAATTGAAGATTTTAATTCTCTCGAAAATTTTGATTATGCCTTTCTAAGTCCAGTTTTCAAAAGCATCTCTAAAGAGAATTATTTTCCAGAAATGGATCTTTTTGAATCATTAAAATCAAGAACAAATTATAACACAAAAGTGATTGCTTTAGGCGGAATTGAATCAGAAAATATTCAAAAAGCACTTGAAAATAGCTTTGATGATGTCGCTCTTTTAGGAACTATTTGGAATAGTAAAAATCCATTAAAACAATTTAAATTATGTCAGAAAATCGTCCATTCGTACTTACAATAG
- the thiC gene encoding phosphomethylpyrimidine synthase ThiC encodes MTNEEQISRTPFPNSKKVYIEGEIHPIKVAMREIALSDTKLSNGGIEKNPPVTVYDTSGPYTDPNIEIDIRKGLPRLRESWILDRNDVEILDEITSNYGQSRLKNESLNHLRFEYLHQPKRAKKGANVTQLYYAKQGIITPEMEYIAIRENQRIELLNEQTKAMQCQHGGNSFGANTPKSKITPEFVRSEVACGRAIIPNNINHPESEPMIVGRNFLVKINANIGNSAVTSSIEEEVEKAVWACRWGADTIMDLSTGKNIHETREWIIRNSPVPIGTVPIYQALEKVKGIAEDLTWEIFRDTLIEQAEQGVSYFTIHAGVLLRYIHLTANRVTGIVSRGGSIMAKWCLFHHKENFLYTHFEEICEIMKQYDVAFSLGDGLRPGSIADANDAAQFAELETLGELTKIAWKHDVQVFIEGPGHVPMHMIKENMDKQLEHCHEAPFYTLGPLTTDIAPGYDHITSAIGAAMIGWYGCAMLCYVTPKEHLGLPNKKDVKDGVITYKISAHAADLAKGHPGAQYRDNALSKARFEFRWEDQFNLALDPDTAREFHDETLPADGAKVAHFCSMCGPKFCSMKISQEIRDVAAAEKGMQEKSEEFIEQGNEIYI; translated from the coding sequence ATGACAAACGAAGAACAAATATCCAGAACCCCATTTCCGAATTCTAAAAAAGTATATATCGAAGGAGAAATTCATCCCATAAAAGTCGCTATGCGTGAAATTGCTTTAAGCGACACCAAACTTTCAAACGGAGGAATCGAAAAAAATCCTCCCGTAACGGTTTACGATACTTCTGGACCTTACACAGATCCGAATATTGAAATTGATATTCGAAAAGGATTGCCACGCTTACGCGAAAGCTGGATTCTTGATCGAAATGATGTCGAAATTTTAGATGAAATCACTTCAAATTATGGACAAAGCCGATTGAAAAATGAAAGTCTGAATCATCTTCGTTTCGAATATTTACATCAGCCAAAACGTGCTAAAAAAGGTGCTAACGTAACACAATTGTATTACGCCAAACAAGGAATTATAACGCCAGAAATGGAATATATCGCGATTCGTGAAAACCAGCGTATCGAACTTTTAAACGAACAAACCAAAGCCATGCAATGCCAACACGGCGGAAATAGCTTTGGTGCAAATACTCCGAAAAGCAAAATCACTCCAGAGTTCGTTCGTTCTGAAGTAGCTTGCGGCAGAGCCATTATTCCAAACAACATCAACCATCCAGAAAGCGAACCAATGATTGTTGGTCGTAATTTCTTGGTAAAAATCAATGCAAATATCGGGAACAGTGCTGTAACTTCAAGTATTGAAGAAGAAGTTGAAAAAGCCGTTTGGGCTTGCCGTTGGGGCGCTGACACCATTATGGATTTATCAACTGGAAAAAACATTCATGAAACCAGAGAATGGATTATTAGAAATTCGCCTGTTCCAATTGGTACCGTTCCAATTTATCAGGCTTTAGAAAAAGTAAAAGGTATTGCAGAAGATTTAACATGGGAAATTTTCCGTGATACTCTAATTGAACAAGCTGAACAAGGTGTTTCTTATTTCACAATTCATGCAGGAGTTTTACTTCGCTATATTCATTTAACCGCAAATCGCGTTACTGGAATCGTTTCTAGAGGCGGATCAATTATGGCAAAATGGTGCTTATTTCATCATAAAGAAAACTTCTTATACACTCATTTTGAAGAAATCTGCGAAATCATGAAACAATATGATGTTGCTTTTTCTCTTGGAGACGGTTTGCGTCCGGGTTCAATTGCCGACGCGAACGACGCTGCTCAATTTGCTGAATTAGAAACTTTAGGAGAATTGACAAAAATTGCCTGGAAACATGATGTTCAGGTTTTTATTGAAGGTCCGGGACACGTCCCGATGCACATGATTAAAGAAAACATGGACAAACAATTGGAACATTGCCATGAAGCGCCATTTTATACTTTAGGTCCTTTAACGACAGATATTGCACCGGGTTACGACCATATTACTTCGGCAATTGGGGCGGCTATGATTGGCTGGTACGGCTGTGCGATGTTGTGTTATGTAACACCAAAAGAACATCTAGGTTTACCAAATAAAAAAGATGTCAAAGATGGTGTAATCACCTATAAAATTTCGGCTCATGCTGCCGATTTGGCTAAGGGTCATCCAGGCGCACAATATCGAGACAATGCTTTAAGCAAAGCCCGTTTCGAATTCCGTTGGGAAGATCAATTCAATTTAGCTTTAGATCCAGATACCGCAAGAGAATTTCATGACGAAACGCTTCCTGCGGATGGTGCAAAAGTGGCGCATTTCTGCTCGATGTGCGGACCGAAATTCTGCTCTATGAAAATATCACAGGAAATTAGGGACGTCGCTGCCGCAGAAAAAGGAATGCAGGAGAAATCAGAGGAATTTATTGAACAGGGGAACGAGATTTATATTTAA
- the thiS gene encoding sulfur carrier protein ThiS: MELKINQQTKKFNAESLSVQSLLDLEIPHKQNGIAVAVNNTVVPKLKWNEFFVQETDEILIISATQGG; this comes from the coding sequence ATGGAACTAAAAATCAATCAACAAACCAAAAAATTCAATGCTGAATCGCTAAGCGTTCAATCATTGCTCGATCTCGAAATTCCGCACAAACAAAACGGAATCGCCGTTGCTGTCAATAATACTGTTGTTCCAAAACTCAAATGGAACGAATTCTTCGTACAAGAAACCGACGAAATCTTGATTATTTCTGCTACACAAGGAGGTTAG
- a CDS encoding DNA-3-methyladenine glycosylase I, with the protein MEKEDLIRCGWCTSSDLYKKYHDEEWGVPVYDDPTLFEFLILETFQAGLSWITILNKRENFRAAFDYFDYKKIAHYSEDKIEELMQNTGIIRNKLKIKAAVSNAQAFMKVQEEFGTFSDYIWKYTDGKPIVNNLKNSKDAPATTPLSDEISKDLKKRGFKFVGSTVIYAHMQATGMVNDHTEDCWTRTR; encoded by the coding sequence ATGGAAAAGGAAGATTTAATTCGATGTGGCTGGTGTACTTCCAGCGATTTATACAAAAAATATCATGATGAAGAATGGGGTGTTCCTGTTTATGACGATCCTACTTTATTTGAATTTTTAATTTTGGAAACTTTTCAGGCTGGATTAAGCTGGATTACGATTTTGAACAAAAGGGAAAATTTCAGAGCCGCTTTTGATTATTTCGATTATAAAAAAATAGCGCATTATTCTGAAGACAAAATCGAAGAATTAATGCAGAATACCGGAATTATCCGAAATAAATTAAAAATCAAAGCAGCTGTTTCCAATGCTCAAGCTTTTATGAAAGTTCAGGAAGAATTTGGAACTTTCTCCGATTATATTTGGAAATATACAGATGGAAAACCAATTGTAAACAATCTGAAAAATTCAAAAGATGCTCCCGCTACTACTCCACTTTCAGATGAAATCAGCAAAGATTTAAAAAAACGCGGTTTTAAATTTGTCGGTTCAACCGTTATTTACGCACACATGCAAGCCACTGGAATGGTCAATGATCATACGGAAGATTGCTGGACGAGAACTAGATAG
- a CDS encoding queuosine precursor transporter — protein MFKTKKEVVFVILAGIFITNAVVAELIGGKLIQIGPFVMSIGILPWPVVFLTTDLINEYFGEKGVKKLSFITACLIAYAFLILFMAIIIPAAKGISPVNDDQFQAVFGQSMWIIVGSLIAFMASQLIDVWIFWFFKRRTGERKIWLRTTGSTVISQLFDSFIVLGIAFWLPGKIDFDTFLSSALIGYTFKLSIAILLTPLIYAGHHLIKKYLEEDSPHKE, from the coding sequence ATGTTTAAAACCAAAAAAGAAGTTGTCTTTGTTATTCTAGCAGGCATATTTATAACCAACGCTGTTGTAGCTGAATTAATTGGAGGCAAGCTGATCCAAATTGGTCCGTTTGTAATGAGTATTGGAATTTTGCCTTGGCCGGTGGTTTTTTTAACAACCGATTTGATTAATGAATATTTTGGAGAAAAAGGAGTAAAAAAACTCTCATTCATTACGGCTTGCTTGATTGCTTATGCTTTTTTAATTTTATTTATGGCGATTATAATTCCGGCAGCAAAAGGAATAAGCCCTGTAAATGACGATCAATTTCAAGCTGTTTTTGGTCAGAGTATGTGGATTATTGTTGGTAGTTTGATTGCTTTTATGGCATCACAGCTAATTGATGTATGGATTTTTTGGTTCTTTAAAAGACGAACTGGCGAAAGAAAAATTTGGCTCAGAACAACAGGATCAACTGTAATTTCACAATTATTTGATTCTTTTATTGTTCTTGGAATTGCATTTTGGTTGCCTGGAAAGATTGATTTTGACACCTTTTTATCGTCGGCTTTGATTGGATATACGTTTAAATTGTCGATTGCAATATTGTTAACTCCTTTAATTTATGCAGGACATCATTTGATTAAAAAATATTTGGAAGAAGATTCTCCACACAAGGAATAA
- a CDS encoding M3 family metallopeptidase, producing the protein MKKLMSIFIMSTTFFAASAQSNSDNPLLKPWPGPYGGVPAFNEYKVSDFKPAIEFAIQEKLNEVDAIANNPKPATFENTIVAMERSGQTIERIMTVYGIYRSNLSSPEFSAIDREMSPKFSEFSDKINQNKKLFTRIQTVYNSKEKSKLTGEQQRLIWLYYTNFVRQGAQLNDADKAKVAGINKELATLFTRFSQNLLAEEHNQYVALKTESDFAGLPTEVKNAAIAEAKERKLDVMGCVANTRSSIEPFLTFSTRRDLREKAFDIFVKRGDNGNENDNNATLVSILQLRTQKAKLLGYPTFADWSLSNKMAKDPKKTLALMESVWEPAVEQVHKDVAEMQKIVDAEGGNFKIQPWDYRFYAEKVRKAKYDLDQNEVKPYLQLEKLREGMFWVAGELFNFNFKQITNVPVYHPDVRVWEVSNKVTGKVVGLWYFDPYARAGKRSGAWMNAYRNQEKLDGNVLTIVSNNCNFVKGAPGEPILISWEDASTLFHEFGHALHGLCSNVTYPSLAGTSVARDYVEFPSQLLEHWLATPEVLNKFALHYKTNQPMPQALVDRIEKAANFGEGFSTVETISSSLVDMKLHLATEPIDPHKFEKETLDALHMPSEIVMRHRIPQFGHIFSSDGYAAGYYSYLWADVINADAWEAFLEGKGAYDKAVAKRLYDTVFSVGNTIDQEKAYENFRGRAPKSDALMRARNFPIKDKK; encoded by the coding sequence ATGAAAAAATTAATGTCAATTTTTATCATGAGTACAACTTTTTTTGCGGCTTCCGCACAAAGCAATTCTGATAATCCGTTGCTAAAACCATGGCCAGGGCCATACGGAGGAGTTCCTGCCTTCAATGAGTACAAAGTTTCAGACTTTAAACCAGCAATTGAATTTGCAATTCAGGAAAAATTAAATGAAGTAGATGCTATTGCAAATAATCCAAAACCAGCTACTTTCGAAAATACAATTGTTGCTATGGAGCGCTCGGGGCAAACGATTGAAAGAATCATGACCGTTTACGGAATTTACAGATCAAATTTGAGCAGTCCTGAGTTTAGCGCTATTGACAGAGAAATGTCGCCTAAATTTTCTGAGTTTTCAGATAAAATCAATCAAAATAAAAAATTATTTACTAGAATTCAGACGGTTTATAATTCAAAAGAAAAAAGCAAGCTTACAGGTGAGCAACAACGTTTGATTTGGTTATACTATACCAATTTTGTGCGTCAAGGGGCACAGCTTAATGATGCAGACAAAGCAAAAGTTGCGGGAATAAACAAAGAACTAGCAACATTGTTTACACGTTTCAGCCAAAATTTATTAGCAGAAGAGCATAATCAATATGTTGCATTAAAAACAGAAAGTGATTTTGCTGGTTTGCCAACTGAAGTTAAAAATGCGGCTATTGCTGAAGCAAAAGAGAGAAAATTAGATGTTATGGGATGTGTTGCAAATACACGTTCTTCAATTGAGCCATTTTTGACCTTTTCAACTCGCAGAGATTTAAGAGAAAAAGCATTTGATATTTTTGTTAAACGTGGCGATAACGGAAACGAAAATGACAACAATGCAACATTGGTTTCTATTTTGCAATTACGTACACAAAAGGCAAAATTATTGGGTTACCCAACATTTGCTGACTGGAGTTTGTCTAACAAAATGGCAAAAGATCCTAAAAAGACTTTGGCTTTAATGGAATCAGTTTGGGAACCTGCGGTTGAGCAAGTTCATAAAGATGTTGCCGAAATGCAAAAAATAGTTGATGCTGAAGGAGGAAATTTCAAAATTCAGCCATGGGATTACCGTTTTTATGCTGAAAAAGTTAGAAAAGCAAAATACGATTTAGATCAAAATGAAGTTAAGCCTTATCTTCAATTAGAAAAACTGCGTGAAGGAATGTTTTGGGTTGCTGGCGAATTGTTCAATTTTAACTTCAAACAAATTACAAATGTTCCGGTTTATCATCCAGATGTACGTGTTTGGGAAGTAAGCAACAAAGTAACTGGAAAGGTGGTTGGTTTATGGTATTTTGATCCTTACGCACGTGCAGGAAAACGCTCTGGCGCTTGGATGAATGCTTACCGTAACCAAGAAAAATTAGACGGAAATGTGCTTACAATTGTGTCTAACAACTGTAATTTTGTGAAAGGTGCGCCAGGTGAGCCAATTTTGATTTCTTGGGAAGATGCTTCGACTTTATTCCATGAATTTGGACATGCGCTTCACGGATTATGTTCAAATGTAACATACCCAAGTTTAGCAGGAACTTCTGTGGCAAGAGATTATGTTGAATTCCCTTCTCAATTATTAGAGCACTGGTTAGCAACTCCAGAAGTATTGAACAAATTTGCTTTGCATTACAAAACAAATCAGCCAATGCCTCAGGCTTTAGTAGACAGAATTGAAAAAGCAGCAAACTTTGGAGAAGGTTTCTCTACTGTTGAAACAATTTCAAGCTCTTTAGTAGATATGAAACTGCATTTAGCTACTGAGCCGATTGATCCTCATAAATTTGAAAAAGAAACATTAGATGCGTTGCACATGCCGTCTGAAATTGTAATGCGTCACCGTATTCCACAATTTGGGCACATTTTTTCAAGCGATGGATATGCGGCAGGATATTACAGTTATTTATGGGCAGATGTTATCAATGCTGATGCATGGGAAGCTTTCCTAGAAGGAAAAGGTGCCTATGATAAAGCTGTTGCAAAAAGACTTTACGATACTGTATTTAGTGTAGGAAACACTATCGATCAGGAAAAAGCTTATGAGAATTTCAGAGGAAGAGCTCCAAAATCTGATGCGTTGATGCGCGCCAGAAACTTCCCAATTAAAGATAAAAAATAA
- the tsf gene encoding translation elongation factor Ts, giving the protein MSTITAADVNKLRQSTGAGMMDCKKALVEAEGDFDKAIQILREKGQKVAANRSDRESAEGAAVSFINADNTKGAIITLNCETDFVGKNEAFVALAKDLVERAINFSTKEELLASDFNGITVAEKLIEQTGVIGEKIEIGGFEILEGAYVGSYVHVNKIAALTAISAPVANAEALTKDISMQVASMGADTLSYKDFDPAFVESELAARIAVIEKDNEEAKRLGKTLKNVPKYISFSQLTPEVIKQAEEDAKAELKAEGKPEQIWDKILPGKVQRFISDNTSLDQEKALLDQNFIKDDSKKVGDYVKGFNVEITGFKRVTLG; this is encoded by the coding sequence ATGTCAACAATTACTGCTGCAGACGTAAATAAATTAAGACAATCTACAGGTGCCGGAATGATGGACTGTAAAAAAGCTTTAGTTGAAGCTGAAGGAGATTTCGATAAAGCAATCCAAATCCTTAGAGAAAAAGGACAAAAAGTTGCTGCTAACCGTTCTGACCGTGAGTCTGCTGAAGGAGCTGCTGTTTCTTTTATCAATGCTGACAACACTAAAGGAGCTATCATCACTTTAAACTGTGAAACTGACTTCGTAGGTAAAAATGAAGCTTTCGTTGCTTTAGCTAAAGATTTAGTAGAAAGAGCAATCAACTTCTCTACTAAAGAAGAATTATTAGCTTCTGATTTCAACGGAATCACTGTTGCTGAGAAATTAATCGAGCAAACTGGTGTTATCGGTGAAAAAATCGAAATCGGTGGTTTCGAAATTTTAGAAGGTGCTTACGTTGGATCTTATGTTCACGTTAATAAAATTGCTGCTTTAACTGCAATTTCTGCTCCAGTTGCAAACGCTGAAGCTTTAACAAAAGACATCTCTATGCAAGTTGCTTCTATGGGAGCTGATACTTTATCTTACAAAGATTTTGATCCTGCTTTCGTTGAATCTGAACTTGCTGCTCGTATTGCTGTGATCGAAAAAGACAATGAAGAAGCAAAACGTTTAGGAAAAACTTTGAAAAATGTTCCTAAATACATCTCTTTCTCTCAATTAACTCCTGAAGTTATCAAACAAGCTGAAGAAGATGCTAAAGCTGAATTAAAAGCTGAAGGTAAACCAGAGCAAATCTGGGACAAAATCCTTCCAGGAAAAGTTCAACGTTTCATTTCTGACAACACTTCTTTAGATCAAGAGAAAGCTCTTTTAGATCAAAACTTCATCAAAGATGACAGTAAAAAAGTTGGTGATTATGTTAAAGGATTCAATGTTGAAATCACTGGTTTCAAAAGAGTTACTTTAGGTTAA
- the rpsB gene encoding 30S ribosomal protein S2 produces MANKIEVKELLEAGVHFGHMTRKWDPNMAPYIYMERNGIHIINLYKTAAKIEEANEALKKIAASGRKILFVATKKQAKDIVADKAKAANMPYITERWPGGMLTNFVTIRKAVKKMSSIDKMKKDGTFNTLSKKERLQVDRLRAKLEKNLGSIADMSRLPAALFVVDIKAEHIAIKEAQKLNIPVFAMVDTNSDPREVDYVIPANDDASKSIDKILSLVTTAVIEGLSDRGAEKEVEAAEEAPAAEAEAAPATEE; encoded by the coding sequence ATGGCAAACAAAATAGAAGTAAAAGAATTACTAGAAGCAGGTGTTCACTTCGGACACATGACTAGAAAATGGGATCCAAACATGGCTCCTTACATTTATATGGAGCGTAATGGTATTCACATTATCAATCTATATAAAACTGCAGCTAAAATTGAAGAAGCTAACGAAGCTTTGAAAAAAATCGCTGCATCAGGTAGAAAAATCTTATTCGTAGCTACCAAAAAACAAGCAAAAGACATCGTTGCTGATAAAGCAAAAGCAGCAAACATGCCTTACATCACTGAAAGATGGCCAGGCGGAATGTTGACTAACTTCGTAACTATCAGAAAGGCAGTTAAAAAAATGTCTTCTATCGATAAAATGAAGAAAGATGGTACTTTCAACACTTTATCTAAAAAAGAGCGTTTACAAGTTGATCGTCTACGTGCTAAATTAGAGAAAAACTTAGGTTCAATTGCTGATATGTCTAGACTACCTGCAGCATTGTTCGTAGTAGATATCAAAGCTGAACACATCGCAATAAAAGAAGCTCAAAAATTAAACATTCCAGTTTTCGCAATGGTTGATACGAATTCTGACCCAAGAGAGGTTGATTACGTGATTCCTGCAAATGATGACGCTTCTAAATCAATTGACAAAATTTTATCTTTAGTAACTACTGCAGTAATCGAAGGTCTATCTGACAGAGGTGCAGAAAAAGAAGTTGAAGCTGCTGAAGAAGCTCCTGCTGCTGAGGCTGAAGCTGCTCCTGCAACTGAAGAATAA
- the rpsI gene encoding 30S ribosomal protein S9: MGVIHKIGRRKTAVARVYVSEGTGNITVNKKEFATYFPTATLRYKVLQPLSMTENENNFDVKVNVYGGGTTGQAEAVRMALARVMCEVNAENRGILKPEGLLTRDPRMVERKKFGQKKARKRFQFSKR, from the coding sequence ATGGGAGTTATTCACAAAATCGGTAGAAGAAAAACCGCTGTTGCACGTGTATACGTTTCTGAAGGAACTGGAAACATCACTGTAAACAAAAAAGAATTCGCAACTTACTTTCCAACTGCAACTTTACGTTACAAAGTGTTACAACCATTATCTATGACAGAAAATGAAAACAACTTTGACGTAAAAGTAAACGTTTACGGAGGTGGTACAACTGGTCAAGCAGAAGCTGTAAGAATGGCATTAGCTCGCGTAATGTGTGAAGTTAACGCTGAAAACAGAGGAATCCTTAAACCAGAAGGTTTATTAACAAGAGACCCAAGAATGGTTGAACGTAAGAAATTCGGTCAGAAGAAAGCTCGTAAGAGATTCCAATTCTCTAAACGTTAA
- the rplM gene encoding 50S ribosomal protein L13 has translation MDALSYKTVSASKATVTKEWIVVDAEGHNLGRLASKVAMILRGKYKPSYTPHVDCGDNVIVINSEKINLTGTKMNDKIYMRHTGYPGGQRTLTAKVLQAKNPALLVEKAVKGMLPKNKLGAELFRNLNVVVGSEHKHGAQKPRTVNLNDLK, from the coding sequence ATGGACGCATTAAGCTACAAAACAGTTTCAGCAAGCAAAGCCACAGTAACTAAAGAGTGGATTGTTGTTGACGCTGAAGGTCATAACTTAGGACGTCTTGCTTCAAAGGTTGCTATGATCTTAAGAGGTAAGTACAAGCCAAGTTACACACCGCACGTTGACTGTGGAGATAACGTAATTGTTATCAACTCAGAGAAAATTAACCTTACAGGTACAAAAATGAATGACAAAATTTACATGCGTCATACAGGTTACCCAGGAGGACAAAGAACTTTAACTGCTAAAGTATTGCAAGCTAAAAACCCTGCATTATTAGTAGAAAAAGCTGTAAAAGGTATGTTGCCTAAAAACAAATTAGGTGCTGAACTTTTTAGAAATCTAAATGTTGTTGTAGGATCTGAGCACAAACACGGAGCTCAAAAACCTAGAACTGTTAACCTAAATGATCTTAAGTAA
- a CDS encoding ferritin-like domain-containing protein, translated as MNILKFIETFTDDSLMARTGSRRDSFTQFGNIGRNLALASIPFGLSAMANKALAKDITATPATPIGALQFALTLEYLENEFYAMALDSGVIPASENGGRDLKVFQQIAAHESNHVKFLIAGLGGTMSANFVAKPTFDFTVGGAFDPFHDYPTFLALAQAFEDTGVRAYKGQAANLISTPDLLTAALQIHSVEARHASEVRRLRSLKGWISNSERGAGMPAATQAVYDGEGVTMQAGFNTAMAFGASAGSEAYDEPLTTQQVVDIANLFIV; from the coding sequence ATGAATATTTTAAAATTTATAGAAACCTTCACTGATGACAGCTTAATGGCAAGAACAGGCTCACGAAGAGACAGTTTTACTCAGTTTGGAAATATTGGAAGAAATCTTGCGCTGGCATCAATCCCTTTCGGATTATCTGCAATGGCCAACAAAGCGCTTGCAAAAGATATAACGGCAACACCTGCCACGCCAATTGGCGCTTTGCAATTTGCATTGACTCTAGAATATCTTGAAAATGAATTTTATGCGATGGCACTAGATTCTGGAGTAATTCCAGCTTCGGAAAATGGTGGACGCGATCTAAAAGTTTTTCAGCAGATTGCTGCACATGAATCAAATCATGTTAAATTTTTAATTGCGGGATTAGGAGGCACAATGAGCGCCAATTTTGTTGCAAAGCCTACTTTTGACTTTACTGTTGGAGGAGCATTTGATCCTTTTCATGATTATCCAACCTTTTTGGCATTGGCACAAGCTTTTGAAGATACAGGCGTAAGAGCCTACAAAGGCCAAGCTGCTAATTTAATTTCTACTCCTGATTTATTGACCGCCGCATTGCAAATTCATTCGGTTGAAGCGCGACATGCATCTGAAGTAAGAAGACTACGAAGTTTAAAAGGATGGATATCAAATAGCGAAAGAGGTGCAGGAATGCCCGCCGCAACACAAGCTGTTTATGATGGCGAAGGAGTTACCATGCAGGCTGGCTTTAATACCGCAATGGCTTTTGGAGCTAGCGCAGGATCAGAAGCTTATGACGAACCATTAACGACACAACAAGTTGTAGACATTGCAAATTTGTTCATTGTTTAA